The Sulfurovum sp. UBA12169 genome has a segment encoding these proteins:
- a CDS encoding peptidylprolyl isomerase, protein MAIQNENSVVAIEYEVKEAGSSEIVDSNKGGHPLEFITGKGHIIPGLENALVGMEKGQSGDMLVKAADAYGEIDPEAKQTLPVEQFEGVDLRVGMTLYGQGEHGQTIQVTVTAFDDNEVSIDFNHPLAGKDLMFAVTVLDEREATTEEAASGQVGGAESGCCSTHGGCGCN, encoded by the coding sequence ATGGCAATTCAAAACGAAAATAGTGTTGTAGCTATCGAGTATGAAGTAAAAGAAGCAGGTTCTTCTGAAATTGTAGACAGCAATAAAGGTGGTCATCCTTTGGAGTTTATTACAGGTAAAGGTCACATTATCCCTGGACTTGAGAATGCTCTTGTGGGGATGGAAAAAGGTCAGAGTGGAGACATGTTGGTAAAAGCAGCCGATGCTTATGGAGAAATTGATCCGGAAGCAAAACAGACGCTTCCTGTTGAACAATTTGAAGGCGTAGATCTTAGAGTGGGTATGACGCTTTATGGTCAGGGAGAGCACGGACAGACTATACAGGTAACAGTAACTGCTTTTGATGACAATGAGGTCAGTATTGATTTCAATCATCCGTTGGCCGGAAAAGATCTTATGTTTGCTGTGACTGTTCTTGATGAGAGAGAGGCAACTACTGAAGAGGCGGCTTCCGGTCAAGTTGGGGGTGCTGAAAGCGGCTGTTGCAGTACCCATGGCGGATGCGGCTGCAATTAA
- a CDS encoding glutamate-5-semialdehyde dehydrogenase, whose translation MEAFLAKAKEGSRVLAALRGSQKNRILKEMAEALRVNSKTLLEANALDILNGEKNNLSSALMDRLYLDEKRIEGMAVAIEEIAALKEPVGRVLDGWVTEDGLKIEKVSIPIGVIGIIYESRPNVTSDTAALCFKSANACVLKGGKEAENSNKAIADILKNVLIQNNLPSSLISLVPDSSRESVAKLIKMDQYVDLIIPRGGAGLIKYVSENASVPVVKHDKGQCHTYIDKSANLSNAIAIALNAKVQRPGVCNAMETLLVDKSIAKEALPLLKIAFDNAHTVLKGCKETQKLITVAPASEEDFDTEYLANILNIRVVEGVEGAIEHIVRFGSGHSEAIITENITTAETFLNSVDAAAVYVNASTRFTDGGAFGFGAEVGISTNKLHARGPMGIEGLTTYKYKIYGSGQIR comes from the coding sequence ATGGAAGCATTTTTGGCAAAAGCAAAAGAGGGAAGCAGGGTATTGGCTGCTTTAAGAGGGTCTCAAAAAAATCGTATTCTCAAAGAGATGGCAGAAGCATTGAGAGTAAACAGTAAAACACTGCTGGAAGCAAATGCATTGGATATACTAAATGGAGAAAAGAACAATCTGTCATCGGCTTTGATGGACCGGCTTTATCTGGATGAAAAACGAATCGAAGGAATGGCAGTGGCGATAGAGGAAATAGCGGCACTTAAAGAGCCTGTCGGAAGGGTATTGGACGGCTGGGTGACTGAAGATGGATTAAAAATAGAAAAAGTGTCCATTCCCATCGGCGTGATAGGCATCATCTACGAGTCCCGTCCAAATGTAACAAGCGATACAGCAGCATTATGTTTTAAGAGCGCTAACGCCTGCGTGCTAAAAGGCGGCAAGGAGGCTGAAAATTCAAATAAAGCTATAGCTGACATACTTAAAAATGTTTTGATTCAAAACAACCTCCCTTCCTCTTTGATATCCTTGGTGCCGGACTCTTCAAGGGAGAGCGTGGCAAAGCTTATCAAAATGGATCAATATGTTGACTTGATTATTCCCCGCGGAGGAGCAGGACTTATAAAGTATGTGAGTGAAAATGCTTCTGTCCCCGTAGTGAAACACGATAAGGGACAATGCCATACATACATTGACAAAAGTGCAAACCTTTCTAATGCAATTGCAATAGCGCTTAATGCCAAAGTGCAAAGACCCGGGGTATGCAATGCAATGGAAACACTTTTGGTAGACAAGAGTATTGCAAAAGAGGCTTTGCCTCTTTTGAAAATCGCTTTTGATAATGCGCATACCGTACTTAAAGGATGCAAAGAGACGCAAAAATTAATTACTGTTGCTCCTGCAAGCGAAGAAGATTTTGATACAGAATATTTGGCTAATATATTAAACATTAGGGTAGTAGAGGGTGTAGAAGGTGCCATAGAACATATCGTGCGTTTTGGTTCTGGGCACTCCGAGGCAATCATCACAGAAAATATTACTACGGCAGAAACTTTCCTTAACAGCGTTGACGCAGCCGCTGTTTATGTAAATGCTTCTACAAGATTTACTGACGGAGGTGCATTCGGTTTTGGTGCGGAAGTAGGGATTAGCACCAATAAGCTTCATGCAAGAGGGCCTATGGGGATTGAAGGGCTTACCACCTATAAATATAAAATATACGGATCGGGACAAATTAGATAA
- a CDS encoding pyrroline-5-carboxylate reductase — MKQTITFIGNGEMGLSIAKGLKEKYHIEVAGRNMHKLDAFESALGVKIDKYLIDDFNISGKTVLLCIKPANVEEVSAKLKGKSRVLYSVLAGTSIEKLKTHFETDAIVRCMPNLAASIGYSMTTLTGTISFQEEAKILLGSIGFTLWLESEKELDIATALAGSGPAYLALIAEALSDGAVKQGMKRTDAMEVMRGLFGGFGKLIQDIHPALLKDGVMSPGGTTAAGYSALEEGNVRSSCINAIEKAYNKAKEL, encoded by the coding sequence ATGAAGCAGACAATTACATTTATCGGCAATGGCGAGATGGGATTAAGTATCGCAAAAGGTCTTAAAGAAAAATACCATATAGAGGTTGCAGGAAGAAATATGCACAAACTTGATGCGTTTGAATCAGCCCTTGGTGTCAAAATAGATAAATATCTTATAGACGATTTCAATATTTCGGGGAAAACAGTTCTTCTATGCATAAAGCCTGCAAACGTAGAAGAGGTTTCTGCTAAACTCAAAGGAAAATCAAGGGTCCTTTATTCTGTATTGGCCGGTACATCCATAGAAAAACTTAAAACACACTTTGAAACCGATGCTATTGTAAGATGTATGCCAAATCTTGCAGCCAGTATTGGCTATTCAATGACCACACTTACGGGCACGATCTCCTTTCAAGAAGAAGCTAAAATTCTACTTGGAAGCATTGGTTTCACATTGTGGCTTGAGAGTGAAAAAGAATTAGATATCGCGACTGCCTTGGCAGGCTCAGGGCCTGCATATCTTGCTCTTATTGCAGAAGCTCTGAGTGACGGAGCAGTCAAGCAAGGAATGAAACGAACCGATGCAATGGAAGTGATGAGAGGGCTGTTTGGGGGGTTTGGAAAACTCATACAAGACATTCATCCCGCATTGCTTAAAGATGGAGTTATGAGTCCCGGCGGGACCACTGCAGCTGGCTACAGTGCCTTAGAAGAAGGAAATGTCAGGTCTTCATGCATCAATGCCATAGAAAAAGCCTACAACAAAGCAAAGGAATTATGA